Genomic DNA from Manihot esculenta cultivar AM560-2 chromosome 15, M.esculenta_v8, whole genome shotgun sequence:
TAAAGATTTTCGACGAGAAAAATATGGGCTTGAATGTGCTGTTTGCTTAGCGGAGTTTGAGGACAACGATATGCTTCGTCTTCTAACAGTTTGTTATCATGTATTTCACCAAGAATGTATTGATCTTTGGCTTGAGTCTCATAAAACATGTCCAGTTTGTCGTGGTGATCTTGATTTGCCTAGAGAAACATTAGAGAAGACACCAATTCTTGAGCAAAATAATGATCATCATCAAACTAATAATAATAGTTTGGTAGAGAATTCCATAAGTATTGACATTGCAGAAGATGATGATGGTGATGAAGAAGGTAGATCTAGAGGAGGAAATGGAAAAGGAATTATGATAAATGATGATGAAAATAAGCAAAATCAATGTCATGAAAAGATAGAGAGATTTTCAAGGTCACACTCCACTGGGCATTCAATTGTTGTGGCaagagaagaagaggataaATACACTTTGAGATTAATTGATAATGTACAAGTAAAAATTTTGAGAGGACATAATACCTCAGAAAGTTGCATTGCATTGGGTGACTTCTCAAGTCCTAGAAATGGTTAATTTTGAGAAGCACAGAGATCAACAATGTGTAAGTTTTcccttatttctttttcttcttttattttaagagcTTTCCATTTTTGAAGGAATTAGCAAAaagattttatttcttttatcatTTCATAAAGCCTAGAAgcaaatttttattcatttggaTGGAGTCTTGCATGTTAAATTAATGTGCTTAATTCaatacaacaacaacaacaaaccCTATGGAGATGAAGTTGAGTTCATCTACGGGGGCTAATTTCAAGCATCTCAATCGTTGCTCAACTTTTCACTTAATTCCATTATGCTCAACTAAAAAAGATTCCATAGAAAACAATTGAAAAATAATGGTAATTACACTATAGCTATTAGTTTCTTATTGATTGATGTGGTATGCATGCTATACTAGATTTTGAT
This window encodes:
- the LOC110601080 gene encoding LOW QUALITY PROTEIN: RING-H2 finger protein ATL29 (The sequence of the model RefSeq protein was modified relative to this genomic sequence to represent the inferred CDS: substituted 1 base at 1 genomic stop codon), coding for MNNXNILCNYPYEKYRKNSNLRPTIHATTFHSMSSTSSSFPPLPAEQTNVASPPITIVLTVILLVFFFLGFFSIYFCRCFMESVVNNWHLRRSPSGNNVNPSSSPANNGLDPSLIQIFPTFTYSSVKDFRREKYGLECAVCLAEFEDNDMLRLLTVCYHVFHQECIDLWLESHKTCPVCRGDLDLPRETLEKTPILEQNNDHHQTNNNSLVENSISIDIAEDDDGDEEGRSRGGNGKGIMINDDENKQNQCHEKIERFSRSHSTGHSIVVAREEEDKYTLRLIDNVQVKILRGHNTSESCIALGDFSSPRNG